The following coding sequences lie in one Palaemon carinicauda isolate YSFRI2023 chromosome 7, ASM3689809v2, whole genome shotgun sequence genomic window:
- the LOC137644218 gene encoding uncharacterized protein, with translation MVNHRPPGASPSTSPSTSPLPFYLRPTYLYIYLPSTSPLPLHLPPPPPLYLPPLYVTIYLPTTSPSTSPLPPTYLYIYLPHTSPLPLHLPPPPPSLSISPLRHHLPSHYISIYFSSTSHLPLHLPPLYLPSSSPSTSSSTSLSTSSLTLLIPHLYLSIYPPFTSPSTAPSMSPSTSPSTSPSTSLTSPLPLHLPPVYFSLYLSFASPSTSPLPLHLPPVYLYSYSPLPLHQPPVYFSLYLPSTSTATSPLPLQLPPLYLYIYLPSTSLSTSTSTSRLLLPLPLHLPPVYFSLYLSFTSPSTYPSASHNELLGGAPAPNRVILNMDIEYDVNDI, from the exons ctTCGCCTTCTACCTCTCCATCTACCTCACCACTACCTTTCTATCTACGTCCCACCTACCTCTACATTTACCTCCCCTCTACCTCTCCCCTTCCTCTCCATctacctcctcctccacctctctaTCTACCTCCCCTCTACGTCACCATCTACCTCCCCACTACATCTCCATCTACTTCTCCTCTACCTCCCACCTACCTCTACATTTACCTCCCCCATACCTCTCCTCTTCCTCTCCATCTACCTCCTCCTCCACCCTCTCTATCTATCTCCCCTCTACGTCACCATCTACCTTCCCACTACATCTCCATCTACTTCTCCTCTACCTCCCACCTACCTCTACATTTACCTCCCCTATACCTCCCCTCTTCCTCTCCATCTACCTCCTCCTCTACCTCTCTATCTACCTCCTCTTTAACTCTCCTTATACCTCACCTCTACCTCTCCATATACCCCCCTTTTACCTCTCCATCTACCGCCCCCTCTATGTCACCATCTACCTCCCCCTCTACCTCTCCATCTACCTCCC TTACCTCCCCTCTACCTCTACATCTACCTCCCGTCTACTTCTCCCTCTACCTTTCCTTTGCCTCTCCCTCTACCTCCCCTTTACCTCTCCATCTACCTCCCGTCTACCTCTACAGCTACTCCCCTCTACCTCTACATCAACCTCCCGTCTACTTCTCCCTCTACCTCCCGTCTACCTCTACAGCTACCTCCCCTCTACCTCTACAGCTACCTCCCCTCTACCTCTACATCTACCTCCCGTCTacttctctctctacctctacatCTACCTCCCGTCTACTTCTCCCTCTACCTCTACATCTACCTCCCGTCTACTTCTCCCTCTACCTTTCCTTTACCTCTCCCTCTACCTACC CATCTGCTTCTCATAATGAGTTACTGGGCGGAGCCCCTGCTCCTAATAGAGTTATTCTGAACATGGATATCGAATATGATGTTAATGATATCTGA